Proteins from one Leptonema illini DSM 21528 genomic window:
- the rimO gene encoding 30S ribosomal protein S12 methylthiotransferase RimO, with protein sequence MSHSFYITTLGCPKNTADSREMERSLLLEGFQPADDAESADFHLINTCSFIESAREQTIETVFEAIDVKEAVQSKRADQKLVVVGCFTERYQAAVTEEWPEVDFSFGTGLYHRAGALIREAFRIPRPHDSEISSPFEHLKRRERHPYAPVKVSDGCDRKCAFCAIPQFRGAFRSRESDEIFTECSDLGAAGVREICLVSQDTNAFGGKPEALVDLIERLNTIDSLHWLRLLYLYPDKKTERILRLLAERGLNRSKLVPYLESPVQHVSSSVLKAMKRAGDSSYFKDLFALARELFPGLEIRTSFLLGFPGETAADVDELHRFVEETRLEKMALFAYSPEEGTSGYALGNLPDPDETKERINELRQTHLKVLADIHLQRVGQTYRCMVDELHPTEIICRRPQDAPEIDETVVIPFKYQKGMKLPAPGDLVEVEITGFFEYDMEGRLTGAEPV encoded by the coding sequence ATGAGCCACAGCTTCTACATTACGACGCTCGGTTGTCCGAAGAATACGGCCGACAGCAGAGAGATGGAACGCTCTCTGCTGCTGGAAGGCTTTCAACCCGCCGACGACGCAGAGTCGGCCGACTTTCATCTGATCAATACCTGCTCCTTCATCGAAAGCGCCCGCGAGCAGACCATCGAAACCGTCTTTGAGGCCATCGACGTAAAAGAGGCCGTTCAGAGCAAACGAGCCGATCAGAAGCTCGTCGTCGTCGGTTGCTTTACAGAGCGTTATCAGGCCGCCGTAACCGAGGAATGGCCCGAGGTCGATTTCAGCTTTGGAACGGGCCTGTATCACCGAGCCGGAGCTCTGATTCGCGAGGCCTTTCGCATTCCGCGTCCGCATGATTCCGAGATCTCTTCGCCGTTCGAGCATCTGAAACGCCGCGAGCGTCACCCGTATGCGCCGGTTAAGGTGTCGGATGGCTGTGACCGCAAATGCGCCTTCTGCGCAATTCCGCAGTTCCGCGGCGCCTTTCGCAGCCGCGAGAGCGACGAGATCTTTACCGAGTGCTCCGATCTGGGAGCGGCGGGCGTGCGCGAGATCTGCCTGGTCAGTCAGGACACTAACGCCTTCGGTGGTAAGCCCGAAGCCCTTGTCGATTTGATCGAACGCCTGAATACGATCGATTCGCTGCACTGGCTGCGCCTGCTCTATCTTTACCCCGATAAAAAGACCGAGCGCATTCTGCGCCTGCTTGCCGAGCGCGGTCTTAACCGATCGAAGCTTGTGCCGTATCTTGAAAGCCCGGTGCAGCACGTTTCGTCGTCGGTTTTGAAGGCCATGAAGCGAGCGGGGGATTCGTCTTACTTTAAAGATCTTTTTGCGCTGGCCCGCGAGCTCTTTCCAGGCCTGGAGATCCGCACGTCGTTTCTGCTCGGATTTCCGGGCGAGACGGCCGCCGATGTCGACGAGCTGCACCGCTTCGTCGAAGAGACGCGGCTTGAGAAGATGGCTCTTTTCGCCTATTCGCCCGAAGAGGGCACAAGCGGTTATGCCCTGGGCAATCTGCCCGATCCCGACGAGACAAAAGAGCGCATCAACGAACTGCGTCAGACGCACCTGAAAGTGCTTGCAGACATCCACCTGCAGCGCGTCGGGCAAACATATAGATGTATGGTGGACGAGCTGCATCCGACTGAGATTATTTGTCGTCGCCCGCAAGACGCCCCGGAAATCGACGAGACGGTCGTCATTCCTTTCAAATATCAGAAGGGAATGAAGTTGCCCGCTCCGGGGGATCTTGTAGAGGTGGAGATCACCGGCTTCTTTGAATACGATATGGAGGGAAGGCTGACCGGGGCCGAACCTGTATGA
- the pgsA gene encoding CDP-diacylglycerol--glycerol-3-phosphate 3-phosphatidyltransferase: MTWKDLNIPNTLTILRVLSVPFFIYFLLSHSLTLRFVAFVLFSLASLTDLVDGYIARKLNQETEFGKFLDPLADKFLVLGAFITFLFMTEQIQIWMVLCIVGRDMLITALRYLAIWKGKSMRTSRFGKIKTAFQMFAIIVILLSFVLITYKERGTINQMYLQGAEQGIGPFQMAVDSLLRFIEGPNESVFFGLSSFLPYFLMLFTTIITVISGLRYVYANYQLLLPPYRAPKEKPEA; this comes from the coding sequence ATGACATGGAAAGATCTTAATATTCCGAATACGCTGACCATCCTCCGGGTGCTTTCCGTTCCGTTTTTCATCTACTTTCTTCTATCGCATTCGCTGACCCTGCGTTTCGTCGCCTTTGTTCTTTTCTCCCTGGCGTCACTTACCGATCTCGTCGACGGCTATATCGCCCGTAAGCTGAATCAGGAGACGGAATTCGGCAAATTCCTTGATCCGCTTGCCGATAAGTTCCTGGTGCTTGGCGCCTTCATTACGTTTCTCTTCATGACCGAACAGATTCAGATCTGGATGGTGCTCTGCATCGTCGGCCGCGATATGCTGATTACCGCCCTGCGCTACCTGGCGATCTGGAAAGGGAAGAGTATGCGCACGTCGCGCTTCGGCAAGATCAAGACGGCGTTTCAGATGTTCGCCATCATCGTCATACTGCTGAGCTTCGTGCTTATCACCTACAAAGAGCGCGGCACGATCAACCAGATGTATCTACAGGGAGCGGAGCAGGGCATCGGTCCTTTTCAGATGGCCGTCGACTCACTGCTGCGTTTTATCGAGGGCCCGAACGAGAGCGTCTTTTTCGGGTTATCCTCTTTTCTGCCTTATTTCCTGATGCTATTCACGACCATTATTACGGTGATCTCAGGGCTGCGATACGTGTACGCTAACTATCAGCTGCTTCTGCCTCCTTACAGGGCTCCGAAAGAAAAGCCTGAGGCCTGA
- the trpD gene encoding anthranilate phosphoribosyltransferase, producing the protein MIDYLKKVMQGEDLTSDEALRSMTEIMTGQAGEIRTAGFLIALALKGETGEEIESFARAMRKAAKPWPSREKFDIVDTCGTGGDASSLLNISTIAALVVSSMGFKVAKHGNRAVSSPTGSADVLEELGINLEIPHEESVEALNEIGMCFLFAPAWHPAMRFAAPVRKALGVRTVFNILGPITNPAPVTHQLMGVYDRKFLAPVARALVGLGRKRAYVIHSHDGLDEISISAPTDFIFIDNGRIQSEGTWRPEDFGIDPTPIDSLRVADRKQSAERFERILKGEGDAVENMMVSVNAGAVISLLREDLNIADARALVLDHLKSGKAIETLDRWRAFRNNSGSVTSVGS; encoded by the coding sequence ATGATTGACTATCTCAAGAAAGTGATGCAGGGCGAAGATCTCACCTCCGACGAGGCCCTGCGTTCCATGACCGAAATCATGACCGGACAGGCCGGCGAGATTCGCACGGCCGGCTTCTTGATCGCTCTCGCTTTAAAAGGCGAAACGGGCGAAGAGATCGAGTCCTTTGCCCGTGCGATGCGCAAGGCGGCGAAACCCTGGCCGTCGCGCGAGAAGTTCGATATCGTCGACACATGCGGAACGGGCGGCGACGCCTCTTCGCTGCTGAACATCTCGACGATCGCCGCCCTTGTCGTTTCTTCGATGGGATTCAAAGTCGCCAAGCACGGCAACCGCGCCGTCTCATCGCCGACGGGATCGGCCGATGTGCTCGAAGAGCTGGGCATCAATCTTGAAATACCGCATGAAGAAAGCGTCGAGGCCCTGAATGAGATCGGCATGTGTTTTCTTTTTGCTCCTGCGTGGCATCCGGCGATGCGCTTTGCCGCTCCCGTACGCAAGGCTCTCGGCGTACGCACCGTCTTTAATATCCTGGGGCCGATCACCAATCCGGCGCCGGTCACGCATCAGCTGATGGGCGTCTATGATCGCAAGTTCCTCGCTCCCGTTGCGCGAGCACTTGTCGGTCTCGGACGCAAGCGCGCCTACGTGATCCATTCGCATGACGGGCTGGACGAGATCTCGATCTCCGCTCCGACCGATTTCATCTTCATCGACAACGGCCGCATTCAATCCGAGGGGACATGGCGCCCCGAGGACTTTGGGATTGATCCGACTCCGATCGATTCGCTGCGCGTCGCCGACCGCAAACAATCGGCCGAGCGCTTCGAGCGTATTCTTAAAGGCGAGGGCGACGCCGTCGAAAACATGATGGTTTCGGTCAATGCCGGAGCCGTTATCAGTCTGCTTCGTGAAGACCTGAATATCGCCGACGCCCGCGCCCTCGTACTCGATCATCTGAAGTCGGGCAAGGCGATTGAAACGCTGGATCGCTGGAGAGCGTTCCGTAACAACTCAGGCTCGGTTACCTCGGTCGGCAGTTAG
- a CDS encoding SLC13 family permease, which produces MFVTLAVLGISIILFVTGRVRADIVALSALLILILTGILTPAEALTSFSDPLVVMTVGLFVVSGAILRTGLAKMVGRTILKLAGENEERLFFLIIAVTTLIGAFVSNTGTVALMMPIVVSMTMQSDINARRLLMPLAFAGSIGGMFTLIGTAPNLVIQGVLTQNGYTDIKFFSFAPVGTVVFISGILGFWALSKIFLSQKVNMKAKNLSKPLKELAKEYRIRTFTAAITEASGVCDRTLKELRIPEKYSINITGVIRKSAHSRRFILKGEEKSEIAGPQTILHAEDVISVIGSEENVQRFIEDHSLTLIHGAREEPSSMGIAEAVLLPNSGLVDVKVKDSGFRKKYNVNILAINHRRQYRSDNLAHEVMRAGDTLLVQGRWKDLARLHQDYENIVLVGQPLEEAAKVTLNHKAPLAAMIMLLMIASMAMNILPPVVAIISAALMMIITGCIRNMEEAYQLINWESVVLLAAMLPMATALEKTGTVSLVTGGLVDAFSGMGVYGLLAGVYLCTSMLTLFISNTATAVLFAPIAFKVAQSVGASPYPFLMAVTVAASMCFASPFSTPSNVMVMTPGRYSFVDYVRVGGPMQILMGVIMIIVLPLIFPF; this is translated from the coding sequence ATGTTTGTTACCCTCGCCGTTTTAGGCATCAGTATCATTCTCTTCGTAACCGGACGCGTCAGGGCCGATATTGTCGCCCTCTCTGCGCTTTTGATTCTTATACTTACCGGCATACTGACGCCCGCTGAAGCGTTGACGAGCTTCTCTGATCCGCTTGTCGTTATGACCGTGGGGCTCTTTGTAGTCAGCGGAGCGATCCTGCGCACGGGCCTTGCGAAAATGGTCGGCCGCACAATCCTGAAACTTGCCGGCGAGAACGAGGAGCGACTCTTCTTTTTGATCATCGCCGTCACCACGCTCATCGGCGCCTTTGTCAGCAACACCGGCACTGTCGCCCTCATGATGCCCATCGTCGTCAGCATGACGATGCAATCCGATATAAACGCCCGCAGGCTACTCATGCCCCTGGCCTTTGCGGGAAGCATAGGCGGGATGTTCACGCTTATCGGCACTGCGCCCAATCTTGTGATTCAAGGAGTTCTTACTCAGAACGGATATACAGACATCAAGTTCTTCTCATTCGCTCCTGTCGGTACCGTCGTCTTCATTTCAGGCATCCTGGGATTCTGGGCGCTCTCGAAGATATTTCTTTCTCAGAAAGTAAACATGAAAGCGAAAAACCTCAGCAAGCCCCTTAAAGAGCTGGCGAAGGAATACCGCATCCGCACGTTCACCGCTGCAATTACCGAGGCGTCAGGCGTCTGCGACAGAACGCTGAAAGAGCTGAGAATCCCCGAGAAATATTCGATAAATATCACCGGCGTTATCCGAAAAAGCGCGCATTCCAGGCGCTTCATATTAAAAGGAGAAGAGAAAAGCGAAATCGCCGGCCCTCAAACGATCCTGCATGCCGAAGACGTCATCAGCGTCATCGGCAGTGAAGAAAACGTGCAACGCTTCATCGAAGACCATTCGCTGACGCTGATCCATGGCGCAAGAGAAGAGCCCTCCAGCATGGGCATTGCCGAGGCCGTCCTGCTTCCCAATTCCGGGCTTGTCGACGTTAAGGTGAAAGACTCGGGCTTCCGCAAAAAGTATAACGTGAATATCCTCGCCATCAACCATCGCAGACAGTATAGATCCGACAACCTTGCCCATGAGGTGATGCGCGCCGGAGACACGCTTCTTGTTCAGGGAAGGTGGAAGGACCTTGCGCGGCTTCATCAGGATTATGAAAATATCGTTCTCGTCGGTCAGCCTCTTGAAGAGGCGGCAAAGGTCACACTGAACCACAAGGCTCCGCTTGCTGCGATGATCATGCTGCTGATGATCGCCTCTATGGCGATGAACATCCTGCCGCCTGTAGTCGCTATCATATCCGCCGCGCTGATGATGATCATCACCGGATGCATACGGAACATGGAAGAGGCCTATCAGCTTATTAACTGGGAAAGCGTCGTGCTTCTCGCCGCCATGCTGCCCATGGCAACGGCTCTTGAGAAAACGGGGACGGTGAGCCTTGTTACAGGCGGCCTTGTCGATGCCTTCAGCGGAATGGGAGTCTACGGTCTTCTTGCCGGAGTCTATCTGTGCACGTCCATGCTGACTCTTTTTATCAGCAACACGGCAACGGCCGTACTTTTTGCGCCCATTGCCTTCAAGGTAGCGCAAAGCGTCGGCGCCAGCCCTTATCCGTTCCTCATGGCAGTTACCGTGGCGGCCAGTATGTGCTTCGCCAGTCCGTTCTCAACGCCGTCCAATGTGATGGTGATGACGCCCGGCCGATACTCGTTTGTCGACTATGTAAGGGTCGGCGGCCCGATGCAGATCCTCATGGGCGTCATCATGATCATCGTCCTGCCTTTAATCTTTCCATTCTGA
- a CDS encoding YceK/YidQ family lipoprotein, with translation MPSRSVSVVLKALTLVALFASCATTGSISSYRSGDLIIYSGTNYNSKTISDDHCATATEKAMALLDFPGSFLLDTAALPFSISLQLVAALAQTEKAESRFDWMSYYDRERLRRGCGAARQP, from the coding sequence ATGCCTTCCAGGAGCGTCTCTGTCGTATTAAAGGCCCTGACGCTCGTCGCTTTATTCGCGTCGTGCGCTACAACGGGCTCGATCTCTTCTTACAGGTCGGGCGATCTGATCATCTATTCAGGAACTAACTATAATAGCAAAACGATCTCGGACGATCATTGTGCAACGGCGACGGAGAAGGCGATGGCACTGCTCGATTTCCCGGGCTCCTTCTTGCTTGATACGGCCGCTCTTCCCTTCTCGATATCGTTGCAGCTGGTCGCCGCCCTGGCGCAAACAGAAAAAGCCGAATCCCGGTTCGACTGGATGAGCTATTACGACCGAGAACGGCTGAGGCGAGGATGCGGGGCGGCGCGGCAACCATGA
- the yajC gene encoding preprotein translocase subunit YajC, with amino-acid sequence MDPRFLPYLAQQTAETQAPAAPAQQQSSPMDIWAQYSMPLMILGVFAVMYFFSIRPARKEEKRKKEMLDALKKGDTVITSAGIIGSVHAVKEDTVILNVGDNTRMELLRSAIQEVRGRSSTEKAEKKEGK; translated from the coding sequence ATGGATCCACGTTTTCTTCCCTACCTCGCTCAGCAGACCGCTGAGACGCAGGCGCCTGCCGCTCCGGCACAGCAGCAGTCATCGCCCATGGATATCTGGGCTCAATATTCGATGCCGCTCATGATTCTTGGCGTCTTTGCCGTGATGTATTTCTTCTCGATCCGACCGGCTCGTAAAGAAGAGAAGCGCAAGAAAGAGATGCTCGACGCTCTGAAGAAGGGCGACACGGTCATCACCTCGGCCGGCATCATCGGCAGCGTACACGCCGTAAAAGAAGATACGGTCATTCTCAATGTGGGCGATAATACGCGCATGGAACTGCTGCGCTCGGCCATTCAGGAAGTGCGGGGCCGTTCCAGCACTGAGAAGGCCGAGAAGAAAGAAGGAAAGTGA
- the secD gene encoding protein translocase subunit SecD — translation MNKLIWKTIVVGLSVGLSALLLWPNYGEREVRITFLEYTRNAEGQREPLPVEKIRMFLADSEKGLPASFPGATCEGQPEAQRQCIVKARYVTATQINEMVQRNADVLDDRRTIVLPHPVEHFFGFLSKDGIKRLALKLGLDLQGGMRAVFQANYDTYLANLKERFDPVVKDLEQKLASGTLPEDERLAAENRLAEMRRLLDLSEARKTELLQEALRIIEKRLMNQNLTEPELRMQPGSYSIAVDLPGVANSTQVLDIIKDTVTVEYRMVNDAATARFETPEFQETLLRIQEVYRQEHPDFVEVKRLIDEAALRAGLKPEEGRLFLYWRKNQAGTGISLPREFRVLGPAVMDGSDMTDARESLTGDSPWYRINFVMSNEGANKFADVTRNNIGKRMAIIWGDRVVSDPVIQTAIVGGSGVITGQFDLEEAREVANVIREGALPLPLDILSVSFIGPSLGKQSIEMGVYSVVVGFILVNVFMLLYYRVAGIVAVIALFLNLVILSALLSLLEFTLTLPGFAGLILTVGMAVDANVIIFEKIREDLRAGKSMSVAVHSGFESSFWTILDANVTTLISAVILYYNGDGPIQGFALTLFFGLVSSMFTALFVSRYLFDLMIDGLGMRNVPIGTGIAEKLK, via the coding sequence ATGAATAAACTGATCTGGAAGACGATTGTCGTCGGATTAAGCGTTGGCCTTTCGGCGTTGCTTCTCTGGCCTAACTACGGAGAGCGAGAGGTTCGCATAACCTTTCTCGAATATACGCGCAATGCAGAAGGCCAGCGAGAGCCGCTGCCCGTCGAGAAAATCCGTATGTTCCTTGCTGATAGCGAGAAAGGCCTGCCCGCATCGTTTCCGGGAGCTACCTGCGAGGGGCAGCCCGAGGCGCAGCGGCAGTGCATCGTGAAGGCGCGATACGTTACGGCCACCCAGATCAACGAGATGGTTCAGCGAAACGCCGACGTTCTTGACGACCGCCGGACGATCGTACTTCCGCATCCCGTCGAGCATTTCTTCGGATTCCTCTCCAAAGACGGCATCAAGCGTCTTGCCCTCAAGCTCGGTCTCGACCTGCAGGGCGGTATGCGCGCCGTTTTCCAGGCCAATTACGATACCTATCTGGCTAACCTGAAAGAAAGGTTTGATCCGGTCGTGAAGGATCTCGAGCAGAAGCTTGCCTCGGGCACCCTGCCCGAAGACGAACGCCTTGCCGCCGAAAACCGCCTGGCCGAGATGCGTCGCCTTCTCGACCTTTCCGAGGCAAGAAAGACCGAGCTTCTGCAAGAGGCCCTGCGCATCATTGAAAAACGGCTGATGAATCAGAACCTGACCGAGCCCGAGCTGCGTATGCAGCCCGGTAGCTACAGTATTGCCGTAGACCTTCCCGGTGTGGCCAACTCTACACAGGTCCTCGATATAATCAAAGATACTGTTACTGTGGAATACCGCATGGTGAACGATGCAGCGACGGCTCGCTTTGAAACTCCTGAGTTTCAAGAGACGCTTCTTCGAATTCAGGAAGTATACCGACAGGAGCACCCGGATTTTGTCGAGGTGAAGAGACTGATAGATGAGGCGGCTCTGCGTGCCGGATTGAAGCCCGAAGAGGGTCGTCTGTTTCTTTACTGGCGTAAGAATCAGGCCGGAACCGGTATCTCGCTTCCCCGTGAGTTTCGCGTGCTCGGCCCTGCGGTCATGGACGGAAGCGATATGACCGATGCTCGCGAAAGCCTGACGGGAGACAGCCCATGGTATCGCATCAACTTCGTTATGAGCAACGAAGGAGCGAATAAATTCGCCGACGTTACACGTAACAACATCGGGAAGCGCATGGCGATCATCTGGGGCGATCGAGTCGTATCTGATCCGGTGATTCAGACTGCTATCGTAGGCGGGTCGGGCGTCATTACCGGTCAGTTTGATCTGGAAGAGGCTCGCGAGGTGGCTAACGTCATTCGCGAAGGCGCCCTTCCGCTTCCGCTTGATATCCTTTCTGTCTCTTTTATCGGTCCGTCGCTCGGCAAGCAGTCGATTGAGATGGGCGTCTATTCCGTCGTTGTCGGTTTTATTCTGGTCAACGTTTTCATGCTTCTCTACTACAGAGTGGCCGGTATCGTAGCGGTGATCGCTCTTTTTCTGAATCTTGTGATTCTGAGCGCTCTTCTTTCGCTTCTGGAATTCACGTTAACCCTGCCGGGCTTTGCAGGCCTTATCCTTACCGTCGGTATGGCCGTCGATGCGAACGTGATCATCTTCGAGAAGATCCGCGAAGATCTGAGAGCGGGTAAATCGATGAGCGTGGCCGTGCATTCCGGTTTTGAGTCGTCCTTCTGGACGATTCTCGATGCGAACGTTACGACGCTGATCTCTGCCGTGATCCTTTATTATAACGGCGACGGGCCGATTCAGGGCTTCGCTCTGACGCTGTTCTTCGGTCTCGTTTCGTCGATGTTCACGGCGCTTTTTGTCTCGCGGTATCTTTTTGATCTGATGATCGACGGCCTTGGAATGCGCAACGTTCCGATCGGCACGGGCATAGCGGAGAAACTGAAAT